In the genome of Candidatus Neomarinimicrobiota bacterium, the window TGCAAGTTCTAAAACTGTTTCTACCCTGAGAGAGCCGTCAAGGTGGCAATGTAAATCTGTTTTAGGCAGCGCTTTTAAAACATCTTCTGTTATTTTCAGGTTACTACGATTCATATAAATCCTTATTGTAAAATGGCGCAAAAGCTGAAATCAACGCATATTGGAAACTTAACTTCCGCGTAATATTATCATTTGTTAAAACTCCGAACACACCCTGATTGCTTCTAACGTCGGAGATGTTCGAATATCTGTCGATTGCAATTCCAAGGCTTTCCTTGTTTTCATAAATAGATCTGGCAAGCCTTTCCGGCACACTAAGATTTGGTGAGGAGCCAACGTGAAAATCTGTTCCGTTATATACTACTGCCCATCCCTGAATAAAAGTGACTTTTCTTCCCTCAATAATATTTTGATGAAATCCACCCTCCATACCAATATAATAATCAGCTTTTTCATCCAAATTATCCATCTCATTTTTCAATGTGTAGACTCTATTCATTGCTCCTTTTATAATCTCCTCCTCGGAGATTGGAGTTTCGCTCACTCCTGATTCAATACTTTTTGCAACCATACTCCAGCTATCCACACCTAATTCGCCGGCAATGATATTCATTGCCTCGTTTAAAGCATCCAATTTCGGTTTTCTCTCAGTTGCGCACGCAACGATCATTTATACCTCTAAATTCATATAGCAACGCCCGGTACAGC includes:
- a CDS encoding DUF84 family protein, whose protein sequence is MIVACATERKPKLDALNEAMNIIAGELGVDSWSMVAKSIESGVSETPISEEEIIKGAMNRVYTLKNEMDNLDEKADYYIGMEGGFHQNIIEGRKVTFIQGWAVVYNGTDFHVGSSPNLSVPERLARSIYENKESLGIAIDRYSNISDVRSNQGVFGVLTNDNITRKLSFQYALISAFAPFYNKDLYES